Proteins from one Chitinispirillales bacterium ANBcel5 genomic window:
- the flgA gene encoding flagellar basal body P-ring formation chaperone FlgA, whose product MFRKVKSLSTLGRVPTKKIVTLITTIFIGHSFASLAEVELNFYDSATVDQTHILLSDIAEVRSEDSALVREIEKIKVGEAAPPGYKRFLSSEDIITFYLQSIFEDARFVTSGHKRVEISTDYREMKVEEFMEHIHSYIASNIAWNKGEWSVTINNPLSSWKAYNEEYEIEFTGLNSPHAKGNTNIIMMITQGSRTYRIPVSCFIRVISPVLIAKEPITRGERISTECFTVDTLDITTFAHTPLRRFSQLEGKQAVRTINEGTIIHDRIVRAAPLIMRGDQVQITFTNSRVRVSVLGIAREEGRAGERIWVQNQNTKRVLRAEVTGRGVVTVFQNGENI is encoded by the coding sequence ATGTTTAGGAAAGTAAAATCATTGAGCACACTGGGAAGAGTGCCAACAAAAAAAATCGTAACTCTTATTACCACGATATTTATAGGGCACTCCTTTGCTTCGCTTGCGGAAGTTGAGTTGAATTTTTACGATTCTGCAACCGTAGATCAAACCCATATCCTTCTCAGTGATATTGCTGAGGTTAGGTCTGAAGATAGCGCTTTGGTTCGGGAGATAGAAAAAATAAAGGTTGGGGAAGCTGCTCCACCGGGATATAAAAGGTTTTTAAGTTCTGAAGACATAATTACCTTTTACCTTCAGTCTATCTTTGAGGATGCGCGCTTTGTAACTTCGGGGCATAAGAGGGTAGAGATAAGCACCGATTACCGTGAGATGAAGGTAGAGGAGTTTATGGAGCATATTCATTCCTATATTGCCTCAAATATCGCATGGAACAAGGGGGAGTGGAGTGTTACAATCAACAACCCTTTAAGTTCCTGGAAAGCGTACAATGAAGAGTATGAAATTGAATTTACCGGCCTTAACTCTCCACACGCAAAAGGCAATACCAATATAATCATGATGATTACACAGGGATCACGTACTTATAGAATTCCGGTATCATGTTTTATACGGGTTATTTCTCCTGTTTTGATTGCTAAAGAGCCTATAACCAGAGGTGAACGAATTAGTACTGAATGTTTCACTGTTGATACTCTGGATATTACAACGTTTGCACATACGCCACTGCGCAGATTTTCGCAGCTTGAGGGTAAACAGGCCGTGCGGACAATAAACGAGGGAACAATTATACATGACAGAATTGTTCGTGCTGCTCCGCTTATAATGCGTGGTGATCAGGTTCAGATAACATTTACCAATAGCAGAGTTAGAGTATCTGTATTGGGAATAGCTCGTGAAGAGGGAAGGGCAGGAGAGAGAATATGGGTACAAAACCAAAATACTAAGAGAGTATTGCGGGCAGAGGTAACAGGGAGAGGGGTTGTGACAGTGTTTCAGAACGGAGAAAACATATGA
- the flgF gene encoding flagellar basal-body rod protein FlgF, with translation MIQGIYTASQSMTLRSKKQDQIANNLANMNTTGYKQSGLFSVAVQKYLTNDNDQDFANRDIKADEVYVDHREGVYEQSKSPLDLSIKGDGFFKVMTPDGVRYTRNGNFSLNPDGLIVTSDGSKLMGTEGYIRVERNIPVQITESGEVIQESESKGIINVVDFPKPYQFVRGGNSYFRPQMPGAVELKPSHFSVQQGYLEKSNVDVIRNMVEMIAAHRNFEADQKALHAQDETLDRAVNQVGRVG, from the coding sequence ATGATACAGGGTATATACACAGCATCACAAAGCATGACCTTGCGTTCCAAAAAACAGGACCAGATAGCCAATAACCTGGCAAACATGAATACTACCGGGTATAAGCAAAGCGGATTATTCTCCGTAGCTGTTCAAAAGTATTTAACTAATGATAATGATCAGGATTTTGCCAACAGGGATATAAAAGCTGACGAGGTATACGTTGATCATAGAGAGGGAGTGTATGAGCAAAGCAAATCCCCTCTTGATTTGAGTATTAAAGGAGATGGGTTCTTCAAGGTAATGACTCCCGATGGGGTTCGCTACACCCGTAACGGAAATTTCTCTTTAAATCCAGACGGGCTCATTGTTACTTCTGATGGCTCTAAACTTATGGGCACAGAGGGGTATATCAGAGTAGAGCGCAACATACCGGTTCAAATTACTGAGAGTGGTGAAGTTATCCAGGAGAGTGAAAGTAAGGGGATCATTAATGTGGTTGATTTCCCCAAGCCATATCAGTTTGTCCGCGGTGGAAACAGCTACTTCAGGCCTCAAATGCCTGGTGCGGTGGAGTTGAAACCATCACATTTTTCTGTTCAGCAGGGGTATCTTGAAAAGTCTAATGTGGATGTGATACGCAATATGGTTGAGATGATTGCAGCGCACAGAAATTTCGAAGCTGATCAGAAGGCACTTCACGCGCAGGACGAGACGCTTGATAGAGCGGTAAATCAGGTCGGAAGAGTTGGTTAA
- a CDS encoding flagellar basal body P-ring protein FlgI, producing the protein MKLKAALVILFCVVMSYAQQEVRIKDVASVTGLQDVQLFGYGLVVGLGGTGDRNQTVFTEQTITNMLKNMGIELPERHIRVRNVAAVMVTGHLTPFRRQGTRIDVTVSSIGDASSLEGGTLIMTPLQGPDGQIYASAQGALATGGYDVRNRGISHIKRNHVLVGRIPDGAIIQNEVAFNTINEKELSLSLHSPDFTSAVSMARSINEQYGIDGIASPVDAATVSLDFAHIEELVGDQLNIIEFLSTVENMTFEASSTARVVINERTGTIVAGGNVRIAEIAVTHGGVKVEVVNIPEVVQPYPLTLGRTEVVPDPAIMVDEADAEMVVLDGTTTVSDLAQALNSLGVTPRDVIAILQAIKEAGALHGQLVIL; encoded by the coding sequence ATGAAGCTTAAGGCCGCCTTAGTCATTCTGTTTTGTGTTGTTATGTCCTATGCCCAACAGGAGGTGAGAATCAAGGATGTTGCTTCGGTTACCGGATTACAGGATGTGCAGCTTTTTGGCTATGGATTGGTAGTGGGACTGGGTGGCACCGGGGATAGAAATCAAACCGTTTTTACTGAGCAAACAATCACTAATATGCTCAAAAATATGGGTATAGAGCTTCCGGAGCGTCACATACGGGTGAGAAATGTGGCAGCGGTTATGGTTACCGGTCATCTGACCCCCTTTAGAAGGCAGGGTACAAGGATTGATGTAACGGTTTCTTCAATAGGAGATGCGAGCAGTTTAGAGGGTGGAACACTGATTATGACTCCATTGCAGGGACCGGATGGTCAAATATATGCCTCCGCGCAGGGGGCTTTGGCCACAGGGGGTTACGATGTTAGAAACAGAGGCATTAGTCATATAAAAAGAAACCATGTGCTTGTGGGAAGAATCCCTGATGGTGCGATAATACAAAATGAGGTCGCTTTCAATACTATAAACGAAAAAGAACTTTCGCTTTCGCTTCACTCACCCGATTTTACCTCTGCTGTTTCGATGGCCAGATCTATAAATGAACAATATGGAATCGATGGGATTGCAAGTCCGGTTGATGCTGCTACAGTGAGTTTGGATTTTGCTCACATTGAAGAACTGGTTGGTGATCAACTAAATATAATCGAATTTCTTTCTACCGTAGAAAATATGACGTTTGAAGCGTCCTCGACTGCCAGAGTGGTTATTAACGAACGGACAGGTACTATAGTAGCCGGCGGAAATGTGCGTATAGCAGAAATCGCAGTTACCCACGGTGGTGTTAAGGTAGAGGTGGTTAATATTCCCGAAGTAGTGCAGCCTTATCCACTAACACTTGGAAGAACAGAGGTGGTTCCGGATCCCGCGATAATGGTTGATGAAGCTGATGCAGAAATGGTTGTTCTGGACGGTACCACTACGGTTTCAGATCTGGCGCAAGCTTTAAATTCCCTTGGTGTTACTCCACGGGATGTTATTGCAATACTTCAGGCCATAAAAGAGGCTGGTGCGCTACACGGACAACTGGTGATATTATAG
- a CDS encoding flagellar basal body L-ring protein FlgH produces the protein MTKLLAALFTIILSVGPAFSSMPIHSLFSDHRAMGVDDILTVMIVESAKAGSESRTNTNKENSFGVEGRGGTGALDFLPSLGASGGKKSNYDGRGGTSRQGNLVATVSARIINVMDNGNLVIEGSKVVEINQETEIIKITGIVRPQDIQKNNIVYSSSIADAQITYSGTGTANTAQRPGLFTRFINWLF, from the coding sequence ATGACTAAACTATTAGCCGCGTTGTTTACTATTATACTATCAGTTGGTCCAGCTTTTTCTTCCATGCCGATCCATAGTCTTTTTTCAGATCACCGGGCGATGGGTGTTGATGACATTTTAACCGTTATGATCGTTGAATCGGCAAAAGCCGGTAGTGAAAGCAGAACTAACACGAATAAGGAAAACAGTTTTGGTGTGGAAGGGCGTGGTGGCACTGGTGCTTTAGATTTTCTGCCATCACTGGGAGCAAGCGGAGGGAAAAAGTCTAACTACGATGGCAGAGGTGGAACAAGCCGCCAGGGGAATCTGGTAGCTACGGTTTCTGCCAGAATTATCAATGTTATGGACAATGGGAATTTAGTAATTGAGGGAAGTAAAGTGGTCGAAATCAATCAGGAAACAGAGATAATAAAGATTACCGGGATTGTCAGACCACAGGATATTCAGAAAAATAATATCGTTTACTCTTCAAGTATTGCCGATGCCCAGATTACCTATTCAGGAACAGGGACAGCTAATACTGCTCAGCGTCCCGGGTTGTTTACACGGTTTATCAATTGGCTGTTTTGA
- the flgG gene encoding flagellar basal-body rod protein FlgG, with the protein MMRSMKTAATGMEAQQLYMDTISNNLSNVNTTGFKRSKVEFQDLMYQTMREPGVRNFEGAMAPSGIEVGLGVKPAGTQRIFEQGSLNRTENPLDIAVKGEGMFQIMLPDGSTAYTRDGSFKLSSDGTLVTSSGFMLQPQIAIPEGSQELTVAADGRVTVMMPGDETSIDIGQIELVRFVNPSGLKSLGGNLYSMTDASGLPMVSYPGEEGAGVIEQGYTEASNVQIVEEMVGMITAQRAFEIVSKSIQTAEEMLQIANNLKR; encoded by the coding sequence ATGATGAGAAGTATGAAAACAGCAGCAACCGGTATGGAAGCGCAGCAACTTTACATGGACACCATTTCCAACAATCTTTCCAATGTTAACACCACCGGATTTAAGCGCTCAAAAGTAGAGTTTCAGGATTTGATGTATCAGACTATGCGTGAGCCGGGGGTTAGAAATTTTGAAGGTGCAATGGCGCCTTCGGGAATTGAGGTGGGACTGGGTGTTAAGCCTGCCGGAACGCAACGTATCTTTGAACAAGGCTCCTTAAATCGCACAGAAAATCCACTGGATATTGCTGTTAAGGGGGAAGGGATGTTCCAGATCATGCTCCCGGACGGCTCAACTGCCTACACAAGGGATGGCTCTTTTAAGCTCTCAAGCGATGGTACACTTGTTACCTCATCCGGCTTTATGCTGCAGCCCCAAATCGCGATACCTGAAGGAAGTCAGGAGCTTACAGTTGCAGCCGATGGAAGAGTTACGGTAATGATGCCTGGTGATGAAACGTCGATTGATATCGGTCAAATAGAGCTGGTACGTTTTGTTAATCCATCGGGACTTAAGTCTCTTGGAGGAAATCTGTATTCAATGACCGATGCCAGTGGGTTGCCAATGGTATCCTATCCTGGTGAAGAGGGGGCTGGAGTTATCGAACAGGGCTATACAGAAGCTTCAAATGTCCAAATAGTCGAAGAGATGGTAGGAATGATAACTGCACAAAGAGCCTTTGAAATTGTTTCAAAATCCATACAGACTGCAGAAGAGATGCTTCAGATAGCAAATAATTTAAAGAGATAA